Genomic window (Planifilum fulgidum):
GTTCCGGCGTAAAAGTTCGCGGGCGGCCGCCTCCATAACGGGGGTGAAGCGATTTCATCCCTTCCTTATTAAACCGGTGAATCAACCGTCGAACGTGATCCTCGGATAGGTGATACAGTCGGGCGATGTTTGGGACGGTCATCTTTTGGGCGGATGCCAGAATAACCATTGCCCGCCGGACTTTCACCGGATGGGATCCTTTTCGAATGATATGTCTTAATTGATTGCCTTCCTTGGTGGTCAAGTCACGAACGAAAATCATTTCGATCACCTATGAATCCATTCGACCATGAGGTAACATTTTCCTTCGGAATTTCCCGATCTAAGTTAGTCGACGGGGCACTAGCTCATTAATTAGAGAATCCAAACTTTTCTCATTTACGCATTTTACAGGTGGATAACCTAATATAAACATCATTCGCCACCTCTCATCATAATAAAGAATAAAAGATCCACAATAATCATATCCCTAATTTCGTAATATAAAAACTATCGTATCCTGACAAATGCCGGCCTTCCTCCATCACCATAATGAGTCCAAGTATAATACATTTCTCCAGTTTTCTATTGACAACTATACGTCTCGGGCCTGCATTTTTAGTACCCGGAGGAGGTGCAACCCTATATTCTGAATATGATCCCTTAGGCAAATATCCTTCGTTATTTCTAAATTTTACTCCCCAATTTTTCCTGAGTTTTCTAGGTGGTTTTTTCTTGGAATCTATTAATTCCAGCGTTTTCAAAACTGCATCCTCCTCTTCTTTGGGTAAACTTCCTGGAGTTATCCAAGAAATTGAACCACTAGTATTACTTTCCCCCTTCTTCAACTTTCCCACATTATCATTACAATTACATGCAACCCTTTTTCCCTTGCTAAACAGACCATCCAGCTTCCTCTTCGCCGTTTGCATGCCTTCACCGAGGCGAGTTTTCGCCAATTTGTCATCCAATTTGCCGGCAAAGGCGAGGGCCTCGTCGGCATACTTTCCGAATTTTGCCCATTTGACCACGGGAACCAGGGAAACACAGCTGAGACCGCGCTCCCATCCGCTTACTTGGTTACCGTCGGTGTCCTTCCCGGTAATACATCCGGACACATCATCCAATATGAGAAAATCCAGCGTCTCTTTGCCGAGATGGGCGGCATCTTTCAGGATTTGTCCGGAGGCCACGTAGTTTTTCGTTTTATCCCACCATCCGGAAAGCCCGCCCTTTCCCTCTTCTTGGGATGCGGAAGATTTTCCTTCCGCTGTTGCACCCCCTGAAGTGCCGCCGGAGGTGGAAGGGGACGTCCCATCCGCTTCCGCGTTCCCATCCGCCGGAGTCGTGCCGGATCTGTCGGAGGGTCCTCCCAGCTCCGGCGGGATGCCGGCGTCAGGAGAACCGCCGATCTCCGGATTTCCACCGATATCCCTGGGATCGCCAATCTCTGATGCGTTACCGATGTCGGAAGAGCCGCTGTTTTCCGGATTGTTTTCGGAAGGCTTTCCCTCAGGAAGCTGGCCTTGGATGATTTCCTGGACCTTTTTCTCCATGGCCGACTGGATCAGGCCTTCTCCATCCGACATGGCCAGGTACAGCAAACCGGCGAAGAGCGCACCCACGGCGATGAGGATGATATACTCCATCGTCGGAGAGCCCCTACGGGCCCACGCTCCAACACTTCGGTACCAACGTTTTTCTTCTTTAAAGAACTTTTTCTTCATCGAAAATCCGCTCCTGCTTATATCGGCATGAGGACGATATTCAATCCATACTTGAACAAGACCCATACCAACGGAATCCCAACCAGCACTAGTAAGAAGCCCTTCCAAAGGGAAAATTCGTGGGCTTCCGACAACGCGCCAGCGATGATCACAACCGTCCAGACCATCAAAATCGCATCGAGAAACAAGAAGAAGAAATACGCCAGCAGGAGAAAAAAACTGAAATGAATACGGGGAGTCCATATTGTCCAAGCCTCTTCCCGAAAAACGGCCAGCTGCATCAGCCAGAGAATCAGTTTGGCCACATCCGGCACCATGGCTGCAGCCATGGCCAATTGCACCTCCAGCCAGCGACCCGTACCGCGAAAGAGACGTCCGAGTCCGTAGAACAACGCGCTGTAGATCATCCAGAACAGTGGACCCACTCCAACACCAATCAAAAGGGAAAAGAGCAGTAAATCCCGAAGAAGGAAAAAATCAGCCAAA
Coding sequences:
- a CDS encoding helix-turn-helix domain-containing protein, yielding MIFVRDLTTKEGNQLRHIIRKGSHPVKVRRAMVILASAQKMTVPNIARLYHLSEDHVRRLIHRFNKEGMKSLHPRYGGGRPRTFTPE
- a CDS encoding ribonuclease domain-containing protein encodes the protein MKKKFFKEEKRWYRSVGAWARRGSPTMEYIILIAVGALFAGLLYLAMSDGEGLIQSAMEKKVQEIIQGQLPEGKPSENNPENSGSSDIGNASEIGDPRDIGGNPEIGGSPDAGIPPELGGPSDRSGTTPADGNAEADGTSPSTSGGTSGGATAEGKSSASQEEGKGGLSGWWDKTKNYVASGQILKDAAHLGKETLDFLILDDVSGCITGKDTDGNQVSGWERGLSCVSLVPVVKWAKFGKYADEALAFAGKLDDKLAKTRLGEGMQTAKRKLDGLFSKGKRVACNCNDNVGKLKKGESNTSGSISWITPGSLPKEEEDAVLKTLELIDSKKKPPRKLRKNWGVKFRNNEGYLPKGSYSEYRVAPPPGTKNAGPRRIVVNRKLEKCIILGLIMVMEEGRHLSGYDSFYITKLGI
- a CDS encoding YIP1 family protein, coding for MTGWQETLKLMGAVWLSPRRVVRRILDAGLPWFYLLPLVLVYGISFTMDQISFRNLADFFLLRDLLLFSLLIGVGVGPLFWMIYSALFYGLGRLFRGTGRWLEVQLAMAAAMVPDVAKLILWLMQLAVFREEAWTIWTPRIHFSFFLLLAYFFFLFLDAILMVWTVVIIAGALSEAHEFSLWKGFLLVLVGIPLVWVLFKYGLNIVLMPI